GATTTAAGATTTAGAATCTAGCGACATCAAAGGATAACTAGAAATATGAGCAATATCGAAGAGCGCGTTACGAAAATCATCGTAGAGCAATTGGGTGTTAAAGAAGAAGAAGTTAAGCCTGAAGCATCTTTTGTCGATGATTTGGGTGCTGATTCATTAGATACCGTTGAACTGGTGATGGCTTTGGAAGAGGAATTCGACACTGAGATCCCTGACGAAGAAGCTGAAAAGATCA
Above is a window of Paraneptunicella aestuarii DNA encoding:
- the acpP gene encoding acyl carrier protein — protein: MSNIEERVTKIIVEQLGVKEEEVKPEASFVDDLGADSLDTVELVMALEEEFDTEIPDEEAEKITTVQAAIDYINANHDG